The Methanobacterium sp. BAmetb5 genome includes a region encoding these proteins:
- a CDS encoding cytochrome c biogenesis CcdA family protein, translating to METGYLLSFLAGIASIISPCVLPLIPVVVGFSLLKRKNTEIVAFSLGFFLLFAIITILTAIFTAAINYYLLYFRIAAAFILVIIGVLFIVNKRLFNISTPSISNTPDSEKGIVGSFLMGFLTCLAWSPCFGPYVVAVATYSASTGNIGYSIVNMVIFAGGFSLTILLMAFLMSKIDFKGILKYSDWIRVISGVIIALAGIYMLIGFL from the coding sequence ATGGAAACCGGTTATCTACTATCCTTTCTGGCAGGTATAGCATCCATAATATCACCCTGTGTCCTGCCACTCATACCAGTTGTGGTGGGTTTTTCCCTACTTAAACGAAAGAATACCGAGATAGTTGCCTTCAGTCTGGGATTTTTCCTCCTCTTTGCCATAATAACCATACTAACCGCCATTTTCACAGCCGCCATTAATTATTATCTTTTGTACTTTAGAATAGCCGCGGCATTCATCCTGGTTATAATTGGGGTCCTGTTTATTGTCAATAAAAGGCTGTTTAATATTTCCACACCCTCTATTTCCAATACACCTGATTCAGAGAAGGGAATAGTTGGATCTTTTCTAATGGGATTTTTAACCTGTCTGGCCTGGTCCCCCTGTTTCGGTCCTTACGTGGTGGCAGTAGCCACTTACAGTGCATCAACCGGAAACATAGGTTACAGTATAGTTAACATGGTTATCTTCGCCGGAGGATTTTCATTAACCATACTCCTTATGGCATTTTTAATGTCAAAAATAGATTTCAAAGGTATATTGAAATATTCCGATTGGATAAGGGTTATTTCGGGGGTTATAATTGCTCTGGCAGGAATATATATGCTTATAGGGTTTTTGTGA
- a CDS encoding DUF5518 domain-containing protein produces the protein MFLRGTVIVGSILTIIFSFIIEFIFGIIGIKSWELSILMGFLLAGIYVGYNIGGNILKYGATAGMLTGIIGTFFIGLVSITLYWFKYGTMPITSVVNSVFYYSCSSLWYHHFHRRHYRSYH, from the coding sequence ATGTTTTTAAGAGGAACAGTAATTGTTGGTTCTATTTTAACAATAATATTTAGCTTCATTATTGAATTTATTTTCGGAATAATTGGAATTAAGTCATGGGAACTGTCGATATTAATGGGTTTTCTTCTAGCAGGAATATATGTTGGTTACAATATCGGAGGAAATATTTTAAAGTATGGTGCAACTGCAGGCATGCTTACCGGAATAATTGGCACTTTTTTTATAGGATTAGTGTCCATCACCCTTTATTGGTTTAAGTATGGGACTATGCCCATCACCAGCGTCGTTAATAGTGTTTTTTATTATTCGTGCAGCAGTTTATGGTATCACCACTTCCATAGGAGGCATTATAGGAGTTATCATTAA
- a CDS encoding NAD(P)-dependent oxidoreductase gives MAQKNQIKLGFLGFGEVASTLSEGLLLRGVEVSTCLEGRSQRSVELAKTSGINLFDSLSELVESSDILLSAVVPAEAVSVAKKVGGGFEGVYVDLNNVSPGTVKEAFRHITNGKTVDGAIMDGIKNGLGTPIIASGEFAEDFAELNQYGMNIEVIGPEPGQASGLKMLRSAYTKGVSALLFETLYPAYKMGVDKVLLRYLSQTEGPHFKDASISRLKSSALHAQRRAQEMSEVHQFLSQYEDPVITPATMEFFHNLLDKIGQIPEKPVDYREIFDKIDKKDDQKARLSKGRNK, from the coding sequence ATGGCACAAAAAAATCAAATTAAACTAGGTTTCCTGGGATTCGGAGAAGTTGCATCAACCTTATCTGAAGGACTGCTGTTAAGGGGAGTGGAAGTTTCAACCTGTCTTGAGGGAAGAAGCCAGAGATCAGTGGAACTTGCAAAAACAAGTGGTATTAACCTATTTGACAGTTTAAGTGAGCTTGTTGAGTCATCTGATATTCTCTTATCTGCCGTGGTTCCTGCCGAAGCTGTCAGTGTGGCTAAAAAGGTAGGTGGAGGTTTTGAAGGAGTATACGTGGATTTGAATAATGTTTCTCCGGGTACAGTTAAAGAAGCTTTCCGCCATATCACTAATGGTAAAACCGTAGATGGGGCTATTATGGATGGTATAAAGAACGGTTTAGGGACTCCTATCATTGCCTCTGGCGAGTTTGCTGAAGACTTTGCTGAGCTCAACCAGTACGGTATGAATATTGAAGTAATTGGTCCCGAGCCTGGTCAGGCATCAGGGTTGAAGATGCTGCGCAGTGCCTACACCAAGGGTGTCTCCGCCCTACTCTTTGAAACCCTGTACCCTGCCTATAAAATGGGAGTAGACAAGGTTCTCCTGCGATACCTCAGCCAGACCGAGGGCCCCCATTTCAAGGATGCATCCATTTCCCGACTCAAAAGCAGTGCACTACACGCCCAGAGACGTGCCCAGGAAATGAGTGAGGTGCACCAGTTCCTGTCCCAGTATGAGGATCCAGTTATCACTCCGGCTACCATGGAGTTTTTCCACAACCTTCTGGATAAAATAGGGCAAATACCGGAAAAACCAGTGGATTATCGGGAAATATTTGACAAAATAGATAAAAAGGATGACCAGAAGGCCCGACTTTCAAAAGGTAGGAATAAATAA
- a CDS encoding cytidyltransferase has translation MIGISADFDPVHKGHASLIGKAREIADEKGDEVVIYLNKGYSANHAPFFVSFEGRSKMALEAGADRIVPIEGLHHRLTMSYTVPIRIAMMIQDGVTDYVDAAEVNPAQIKKYAARFIRRGIFSGIPRNLPNRNVIRWYAVNEFLYQRFNRKMEFHFIPEGKVNGEKISGRQIRSEILENNLRIPGSVKRLLPKSTVRILEEEIDKGTVPETRNMDVLLKRLNTTSRHNLLNTAHLNAEAVEHIIQGRWYQAENQVWASLRQADYGPVLSRLALSCVEEDVTRREIYELIQDYEKQGIIPPDQTVERVIERDWFVANMVETGLTSSEAHEKFLNGARTKDKPLYSFDAGLHLRSFELPKLEEGLKAYLYVDKRGVLACELKTKEGKVKSPLKLPGKMATYLRLLVDSQIIPLEGELVKRKRGWRIRLIVG, from the coding sequence GTGATAGGAATAAGCGCTGATTTTGACCCAGTTCACAAGGGACATGCTTCCCTTATTGGGAAGGCCAGGGAAATAGCTGATGAAAAAGGTGATGAGGTAGTTATCTACCTTAATAAAGGTTACAGTGCCAATCACGCCCCCTTCTTTGTCAGTTTCGAGGGAAGGAGTAAGATGGCTCTGGAGGCCGGGGCTGACCGGATAGTGCCCATTGAAGGTTTGCACCACCGGCTGACCATGTCCTACACCGTCCCCATAAGGATAGCCATGATGATCCAGGATGGGGTCACTGACTATGTGGACGCTGCAGAAGTTAACCCCGCCCAGATAAAAAAATACGCTGCCAGATTCATTAGAAGAGGAATATTCAGTGGTATTCCCCGTAATCTACCTAACAGGAATGTTATTCGGTGGTATGCGGTAAACGAGTTTTTGTATCAGCGTTTTAATCGTAAAATGGAGTTTCATTTCATACCGGAAGGTAAGGTAAATGGAGAGAAGATTTCAGGCAGGCAGATACGCAGCGAAATCCTGGAAAACAATCTCCGTATACCGGGAAGTGTGAAAAGACTGCTACCCAAATCCACGGTACGCATACTGGAGGAGGAAATTGATAAGGGTACTGTTCCTGAAACCAGGAATATGGATGTACTCTTGAAACGTTTGAACACCACCTCCCGCCATAATCTTTTAAACACTGCCCATTTGAATGCCGAGGCAGTGGAGCATATCATTCAGGGTAGATGGTACCAGGCCGAGAATCAGGTGTGGGCATCCCTGCGCCAGGCAGATTACGGTCCAGTGTTAAGCAGACTGGCCTTGAGCTGTGTGGAGGAGGATGTGACACGCAGAGAAATCTACGAGCTAATTCAGGATTATGAGAAACAGGGGATCATCCCCCCGGACCAGACTGTGGAACGGGTTATTGAAAGGGACTGGTTTGTGGCTAATATGGTTGAAACAGGTTTAACCAGTTCCGAGGCCCATGAAAAGTTCCTTAACGGTGCCCGGACAAAGGATAAACCATTATACTCCTTTGATGCCGGTCTTCACCTGCGGAGTTTTGAACTTCCCAAGCTGGAGGAAGGATTAAAAGCATACCTCTACGTGGATAAACGGGGTGTTTTAGCCTGTGAGTTGAAAACAAAAGAGGGTAAGGTTAAAAGTCCACTGAAACTACCCGGGAAGATGGCCACTTACCTGCGCTTACTGGTGGATTCCCAGATTATTCCACTAGAGGGAGAACTGGTGAAGAGGAAGAGAGGCTGGAGAATCAGGTTAATTGTGGGATAA
- a CDS encoding nucleotidyltransferase domain-containing protein, translated as MKDNKIEIVKDLVTLGQGSSIRQIANRVKIPYANVYKIIKKLELDDLVTLEKIGSSYRCSLNKKVHPLIFQAEYERTRDLLEKNTDLKILNKKLYNLNFPFIALIFGSYAKGTASKHSDIDLMIISEINREKEFERKINLLPLNIHSTTLSFDQFMNMAKTNEFSVVSELLDRNIILIGIEDYYRMLEHVRPRTNKNSGIEF; from the coding sequence ATGAAAGACAATAAGATCGAAATAGTAAAAGATTTGGTAACATTAGGACAGGGGAGTAGCATTCGTCAAATAGCCAACAGAGTAAAAATACCCTATGCTAATGTTTATAAAATCATTAAGAAATTAGAGCTAGATGATCTAGTAACTCTTGAAAAGATTGGTTCTTCTTATAGATGTTCTCTAAATAAAAAAGTCCACCCTCTTATATTCCAAGCAGAATATGAGCGTACTAGAGATCTTCTTGAAAAAAATACTGATCTAAAAATTCTAAATAAAAAGTTATATAACCTAAATTTTCCATTTATTGCTTTAATTTTCGGATCTTACGCTAAAGGAACAGCATCCAAACATTCTGATATAGACTTGATGATAATCTCTGAAATAAATCGTGAGAAAGAATTTGAAAGGAAAATAAATTTGTTACCATTAAATATCCACTCTACGACACTATCTTTCGATCAGTTTATGAATATGGCTAAAACCAATGAGTTTAGCGTAGTTTCGGAATTATTGGATAGAAACATAATATTGATTGGGATAGAAGATTATTATAGGATGTTGGAGCATGTTAGACCCAGAACGAATAAAAATAGCGGAATCGAATTTTAG
- a CDS encoding DUF5518 domain-containing protein produces the protein MINWKYCIIGAALVVVLGIVLGMVDYGSFIGMFIPGVIVGYLVNDGYKNGAKNGIITGLIGGFILGILIFITIDFNLPPFPNVIYYIFVFALFAAATSAILDAVGGILGSIIRDKI, from the coding sequence ATGATTAATTGGAAATATTGTATTATAGGGGCAGCTTTAGTTGTGGTACTTGGAATTGTTTTAGGAATGGTTGATTATGGTTCTTTTATAGGTATGTTTATTCCAGGGGTAATTGTGGGATATCTTGTAAACGATGGATATAAAAATGGAGCTAAAAATGGAATTATCACCGGATTGATAGGTGGATTTATACTAGGAATTTTGATTTTTATTACAATTGATTTTAATCTACCACCATTTCCTAATGTAATATATTATATTTTTGTGTTTGCGCTTTTCGCTGCGGCTACTTCAGCAATTTTAGATGCTGTAGGTGGAATCCTTGGCTCCATAATAAGGGATAAAATATAA
- a CDS encoding DUF5518 domain-containing protein, whose product MINWKYIIIGAALVVVLGIVLKTFEYGAFIGMFIPGVIVGYLVNNGYKNGAKNGIITGLIGGFILGIWAAITLDLNLPPFHNVVVCSIFAITGAATSAILDAVGGIIGSLIRDKIG is encoded by the coding sequence ATGATCAATTGGAAATATATTATTATAGGGGCAGCTTTGGTTGTGGTACTTGGAATAGTTTTAAAAACGTTTGAATATGGTGCTTTTATAGGTATGTTTATTCCAGGGGTTATTGTGGGATATCTTGTAAACAACGGATATAAAAATGGAGCTAAAAATGGAATTATTACCGGATTGATAGGTGGATTTATACTGGGAATTTGGGCGGCTATTACACTTGATTTAAATCTACCACCTTTTCATAATGTAGTAGTTTGTTCCATCTTTGCGATTACCGGTGCGGCTACTTCAGCAATTTTAGATGCTGTAGGTGGAATTATTGGGTCCCTAATACGGGATAAAATAGGTTGA
- a CDS encoding GNAT family N-acetyltransferase — protein MSEQDIPYEDLIIVKLSSNHDLTGFKCSDDDLDEFIHFDALPQRDDRLNQTYICKYKEEIIAFFTVSADSVKINRKDKKRIGVNYPAFPAIKIGRLAVHEDYKSRNVGSTLIMYVIGLALKLGEEVGVRFISVDAYRGVEKFYEKNYFVELAECEDEHLAMYTDFENWLPSVRY, from the coding sequence ATGTCAGAACAAGACATTCCTTATGAGGATTTGATTATCGTAAAATTATCCTCAAACCATGATCTTACAGGATTTAAATGTAGTGATGATGATCTTGACGAGTTTATCCATTTTGATGCACTGCCTCAACGGGATGATAGATTAAATCAAACCTATATTTGCAAGTATAAAGAAGAAATAATAGCCTTTTTCACAGTTTCTGCAGATTCGGTAAAAATTAACAGAAAAGATAAAAAAAGAATAGGGGTTAATTATCCAGCTTTCCCTGCTATTAAGATCGGTAGATTGGCTGTACATGAAGATTATAAAAGCAGGAATGTGGGCAGTACCTTAATCATGTATGTGATAGGTTTGGCGTTGAAATTAGGTGAAGAAGTTGGGGTGCGGTTTATTTCAGTAGATGCCTACCGGGGGGTAGAAAAGTTTTATGAAAAGAATTATTTTGTAGAATTAGCAGAATGTGAAGACGAACATCTGGCTATGTATACAGATTTTGAAAATTGGTTGCCTAGCGTTCGCTATTAG
- a CDS encoding TrmB family transcriptional regulator, whose protein sequence is MDKIPLKLTKSLMELGLLESEAKIYIALTIMDHAEVKELINILGLSKPNTYEGLRMLEEKGLVVLINTRPMAYQAIPPEIGLEMLLKTHLDAEKEAKKIFSTLDKEKFVEKSSEALFQVYGEKSIDYKIKDMLKSATKSVFMISSSQYLKYIENLSKKKLKFDITIFSEGKNTEQEIKKFFRDYEGNFQIISEENAVNMYSSKITNPEEFTEYKEALSMFEYRNMMVLMIDDSEIMYVLPFSQDTLSAFNTKNKSLITLMKLGLKDMSHQLAKE, encoded by the coding sequence ATGGATAAAATTCCACTAAAACTTACTAAATCCTTAATGGAACTTGGCCTCCTTGAATCTGAGGCTAAAATATACATAGCACTGACAATAATGGACCATGCCGAAGTTAAGGAACTTATCAATATTTTAGGTTTATCCAAACCTAACACCTATGAAGGCCTGCGAATGCTGGAAGAAAAAGGACTGGTAGTACTCATTAATACGAGGCCCATGGCATATCAGGCAATTCCCCCAGAGATTGGGCTTGAAATGTTATTAAAAACACATTTAGACGCGGAAAAAGAAGCTAAAAAGATTTTTTCCACCCTGGATAAAGAAAAATTTGTGGAAAAATCTTCAGAAGCATTATTTCAGGTGTACGGTGAAAAAAGTATAGACTATAAAATTAAGGACATGCTTAAGAGCGCAACTAAAAGTGTATTCATGATATCATCTTCTCAGTACCTGAAATATATTGAAAATTTAAGCAAAAAGAAACTTAAATTCGACATTACTATTTTTTCTGAGGGAAAAAATACCGAGCAAGAGATAAAAAAATTCTTCAGGGATTATGAAGGTAATTTCCAAATTATCAGCGAAGAAAATGCAGTTAACATGTATTCCTCCAAGATAACCAATCCAGAAGAATTTACCGAATATAAAGAAGCTCTTTCCATGTTTGAATATAGAAATATGATGGTTTTAATGATAGATGATTCTGAAATTATGTACGTTCTGCCCTTTTCCCAAGATACTTTAAGTGCATTTAATACCAAAAATAAGTCTCTGATAACCCTAATGAAACTGGGTTTAAAAGATATGTCACATCAACTGGCAAAAGAGTGA
- a CDS encoding MFS transporter encodes MDKMGEYTLNETKSKKSIGESPFFVMIVLALGVFMTGIDAYIFIPALPTLTKDLNTSYAMVSWTLTVLMLFMTAIMPLAGKLSDVFGRKKLYIIGVTTFIIGSFTASFSWNIYALIASMGIQGIGAGIVLPSALSTMNDAAHADQRGKTMGVLMAMSSLAMIIGPNIGGFLIQNFGWRTIFYVNIPIGILAAILALKFKESHGETNPHIDYLGSLLLIGTIATMLLALVRVQTLPLTDITVFPLVITSIVLFVSLISYEKRVSEPILDIPLLKRGKILSLNLAILLTGLATFTAFTYVPTFAQMALNMDIQNSGLLLTPLSITVLITSILGGVLLDKFGAKRMLLLGSPFLSAGLLGLTYFVTDSITLSVFLVLIGVGMGFTTSAFQVLMMSFIPRDEEGTGVGVLNTFKGIGGTIGPLSGSFFLGAALSGAITFSHAFSNLFMFGTVVSVIAIILLVMVVVMDRTDEYVSNGSGS; translated from the coding sequence ATGGATAAAATGGGCGAATATACACTAAATGAAACAAAAAGTAAAAAAAGCATCGGAGAATCACCATTCTTTGTCATGATCGTGCTAGCATTAGGAGTTTTCATGACGGGGATTGATGCATATATCTTCATTCCGGCACTACCAACATTAACCAAAGATTTAAACACATCTTATGCAATGGTATCCTGGACATTGACCGTACTTATGTTATTTATGACTGCAATAATGCCTCTTGCCGGAAAATTATCGGATGTATTTGGTAGGAAAAAATTATACATTATTGGCGTAACCACCTTTATTATTGGGTCATTTACAGCCAGTTTTTCATGGAATATTTACGCATTAATCGCTTCCATGGGTATACAAGGTATTGGTGCAGGTATAGTTCTGCCTTCGGCATTATCTACCATGAATGATGCCGCTCATGCAGACCAAAGGGGAAAGACTATGGGCGTGTTAATGGCCATGTCATCACTGGCCATGATTATTGGGCCAAATATAGGAGGTTTCTTAATCCAGAATTTTGGTTGGAGAACTATCTTCTACGTTAATATTCCCATAGGAATTCTAGCAGCCATACTGGCACTTAAATTCAAAGAAAGCCATGGAGAAACAAATCCTCATATCGATTACCTGGGCTCACTGTTACTTATAGGAACAATTGCTACCATGCTATTGGCTCTTGTAAGAGTTCAAACACTACCATTAACAGATATAACTGTGTTTCCACTAGTTATAACCTCTATTGTGCTATTCGTATCCCTGATTTCATATGAAAAGCGCGTGTCAGAACCAATATTGGATATTCCTTTACTTAAAAGAGGTAAAATCCTTTCACTTAACCTAGCGATTTTATTAACCGGTCTGGCTACATTCACCGCATTTACTTATGTGCCCACATTTGCCCAGATGGCTTTGAATATGGATATACAGAATAGTGGCCTCCTGCTGACGCCTCTTTCAATAACCGTACTTATAACCAGTATATTGGGTGGTGTGCTTTTAGATAAGTTTGGTGCTAAACGTATGCTATTATTAGGGTCACCTTTTTTGAGTGCCGGACTTTTGGGGCTAACTTACTTTGTTACCGATTCAATTACCCTTTCAGTTTTCCTGGTATTGATAGGAGTAGGAATGGGTTTTACTACCAGTGCTTTTCAGGTTCTAATGATGTCTTTCATACCCCGAGATGAAGAAGGAACTGGTGTCGGTGTATTGAATACATTTAAAGGGATTGGAGGTACTATAGGGCCATTATCAGGTTCTTTCTTCTTGGGAGCTGCATTAAGTGGAGCAATTACATTTAGTCATGCATTCAGTAATTTATTCATGTTTGGAACAGTAGTTTCAGTCATTGCTATAATACTGCTGGTTATGGTAGTAGTAATGGATAGAACTGATGAATATGTAAGTAATGGTTCTGGATCATAG
- the cfbA gene encoding sirohydrochlorin nickelochelatase: MVTDSNSEKIGILLIGHGSSLSSGNEVVYRLWEQYKEESDYPVEVGFMNIEKPTIPTAINTLAKEGVSRIIAVPVFLAHGLHTKEDIPYMLGLGEPRKDAGYYNHEREKIEFEGQITYIEPLGADLRIVDILKKKVENALD, translated from the coding sequence ATGGTGACAGATTCAAACTCAGAGAAGATAGGTATTTTACTGATAGGACACGGTAGCAGTTTATCCTCGGGAAACGAGGTGGTGTACCGACTGTGGGAGCAGTATAAAGAAGAATCAGATTACCCGGTGGAAGTGGGATTTATGAACATTGAAAAACCCACCATACCCACAGCCATTAACACCCTGGCTAAGGAGGGGGTTTCCCGGATCATTGCTGTGCCAGTTTTCCTGGCCCACGGACTCCACACCAAGGAAGATATTCCCTACATGCTGGGTTTAGGTGAACCAAGAAAAGATGCCGGTTACTACAACCATGAAAGGGAGAAAATTGAATTTGAGGGCCAGATAACTTACATTGAACCCCTGGGAGCAGACCTGAGGATCGTGGATATACTCAAAAAGAAGGTAGAAAATGCCCTGGACTAA
- a CDS encoding glutamate decarboxylase: MLSEKLDLGKLKRSEREHTTTYGSRYFSESIPKYEMPEDGMPAKAAYQLINEELNLDGNPALNLASFVTTWMEPEADQLIMDTMGKNYVDNDEYPQTSKIQDRVVNMLARLFNAPHECKSVGTGTIGSSEAIMLGLLAHKWTWRKRREKEGQPADKPNIVMGADVHTVWEKFARYFDVELKLIPLTRDHYTITAQDVAQEVDENTIAVGAVIGTTFTGQMDPIKEINDLLVDIKKTKGWDIPIHVDGASGGFVAPFIFPDMEWDFRLEQVKSINVSGHKYGLVYPGVGWIIFKDKSDLPEDLIFDINYLGGLMPNYSLNFSKGSSTIIAQYYNLIRLGRKGYKDIMTNMFDNTLYLAGELENSGKFELINKNIIVPLVAVTLKNADFTVFQLSEKLREKGWIVPAYTLPADAEDVAVLRIVVKENFGRDMVEMLLEDLMEAYHKLEKEEPKAVKESNPTLLY, encoded by the coding sequence TTGTTATCGGAAAAATTAGACCTGGGGAAACTGAAAAGATCAGAAAGGGAACACACCACCACCTATGGTAGTCGCTATTTTAGTGAAAGTATCCCCAAATACGAGATGCCTGAGGATGGAATGCCAGCTAAAGCAGCTTACCAGTTGATAAACGAGGAACTGAATCTGGATGGGAACCCCGCCCTTAACCTGGCCAGTTTTGTAACCACCTGGATGGAACCCGAGGCTGACCAGTTAATCATGGATACCATGGGTAAAAACTACGTGGATAACGATGAATACCCCCAGACATCCAAAATCCAGGACCGGGTGGTTAACATGTTGGCCCGGCTCTTTAACGCACCCCACGAGTGCAAATCAGTGGGAACCGGAACCATCGGATCCTCAGAGGCCATCATGCTGGGACTTCTGGCCCATAAATGGACCTGGAGAAAACGAAGGGAAAAAGAGGGCCAACCCGCGGATAAACCCAACATAGTCATGGGGGCCGATGTGCACACGGTGTGGGAGAAGTTCGCCCGCTACTTCGACGTGGAACTGAAGTTAATACCATTAACCCGGGATCATTACACCATAACTGCCCAGGATGTGGCCCAGGAAGTTGATGAAAACACCATAGCCGTGGGGGCAGTCATCGGGACAACCTTCACTGGACAAATGGATCCAATCAAGGAAATTAACGATTTACTGGTGGATATCAAGAAAACTAAAGGATGGGACATACCCATACACGTGGATGGGGCCAGTGGAGGCTTTGTGGCACCCTTCATTTTCCCGGACATGGAATGGGACTTTAGACTGGAACAGGTGAAATCCATCAATGTATCGGGCCATAAATATGGTCTGGTGTACCCGGGGGTGGGGTGGATAATATTCAAGGACAAATCTGACCTGCCGGAAGATCTGATATTCGATATCAACTACCTGGGGGGATTGATGCCCAATTACTCCCTCAATTTCTCCAAGGGAAGCAGTACCATAATCGCCCAGTACTATAACCTCATCAGACTGGGCAGGAAGGGTTATAAGGACATAATGACCAATATGTTCGATAACACCCTTTATCTGGCCGGGGAACTGGAAAATTCTGGTAAATTTGAGCTTATCAATAAAAACATCATTGTGCCCCTGGTGGCGGTAACTCTAAAGAATGCAGATTTCACTGTTTTCCAGCTTTCAGAAAAACTGCGGGAGAAGGGATGGATTGTACCGGCCTACACCCTGCCCGCCGATGCAGAGGATGTGGCTGTCCTGCGAATTGTGGTTAAGGAAAACTTTGGCCGGGATATGGTGGAAATGCTCCTGGAGGATCTGATGGAGGCCTACCATAAACTGGAAAAAGAGGAACCTAAAGCGGTGAAGGAATCTAACCCCACCTTACTCTATTAA